One genomic region from Saprospiraceae bacterium encodes:
- a CDS encoding T9SS type A sorting domain-containing protein → MEKTQRTDAASKARYCKNCVLLMLVFFAGLFQAKGQCPMVCTNVNLSLDTIAGGQTMMVPENILTNPASCPGGSYVVSMYDPYGNQIGNMINCNWVGYTLIAKVTDTISNNSCWSKVKIEDKSGPNLNCVKDTISCLQLDGYSQGLDRFPFGVASDNCGVSAPVSISVVCTEYPCTNTAFVALCQRTVIATDRWGLTSTCVDSLWIARDTISNLVGPRDTMLNCHIADTIAKDAKGNPIPQRVGVPTIKGNPVWPNYSVCKIISRYDDLVYPICGKSRKIRRQWTVTDWCTKKDTVVLQWIKIMDTTPPTLVVPIAPITASAGAHDCNTSIKLTKPIASDCSGIEAINYSVTYFGSKGGAFPTVVSGTFNGNTAVITLPSGVHNIHYFILDSCGLSRESIQEVTVIDAIPPTPVCIENTATTLDPAQCWARVYAEDLNKGSHDNCCSVLYFAAVEMDTLTKYQTLLINKIKSKYGESVYNSKRSFFDLLVDKYINCTYFNEYVDLGTCGRLQVVLRVYEACNVPLYDPHVNGDSRQSHYCKAAYGSELGYVTEFVKALMSKVPANPGDYSFGLAPKNYNDCMVWINVADKQAPTCAVAPVKNAYCDGTPYIANLALWSFNHNTSLLNCPGANGIYDTAYLNLDKWYVGSKIDPYSQFDVPVFKDNCGSVTVTSSTSGSVNNCGAGTLNRTWTGTDQCGQLSTSCSQKLQMIHRSDFEVLFPKDIETDCIQNLAQFNHPTGDNYPKIFDDECEQVGISFQDTRYEIATDACYKIIRTWKLIDWCVYDPNQHNRELDYIVDTSAGYRAVMDANHSRYCNYRWLKDNGDGYIIYTQVIKVINKKAPTITKVDSIITCASDPLTCFGHVNLKMNGSDDCTSAAELKWTILVDFDNNGTVDKVQDVTGSMATLNTDIQTGTHKITFILKDLCGNETRKENIVNVTLCKKPTPYLLNGLAADLMPSTKSLVIWAKDFDAGSSAGCGQKIATFSFSSDTTKKSITFTCDSLGQRFVNVWVTDTYGNQDFARTYILIQDNNHACTGGTQALVANIKGLVKTEEKLDIEKVQVSLEGSNALPSITQTDGAFAFSNMQLGGSYKVMPKKNINPMNGVSTLDLLLIQKHILGVQPITSPYRLIAADINKSNDISSIDLVELRKLILGVYENFPGNDSWRFVPSDFTFKTSNPFDASFPESSTIDRFTKDASVNFVGIKVGDVNGSVTPNQLMGAEVRSPGKEMVFSTREQSFKANQFIEVPFYASSKEQILGYQLTISFDPHTMELVNITPNIADLSLVNFGTQKLSQGIVTTSYNSIRPLTTDGIALFTLKFKSKMQNQLSEVIHLNSKLTAAEAYNIANEVMSVRLDVATGIKEQSYTLLQNIPNPFNQLTRIGFVMPAAGQAIINVFDVSGRSVLTIKEAYQKGYNEVALKRSDLKSAGVYYYQLQSDGFSATRKMVVVE, encoded by the coding sequence ATGGAGAAAACTCAACGCACTGATGCAGCAAGCAAAGCGAGATACTGCAAAAACTGTGTACTGCTAATGCTGGTATTTTTCGCTGGCTTATTCCAGGCGAAGGGCCAATGCCCGATGGTCTGTACCAATGTTAATTTATCGCTAGATACTATTGCAGGAGGTCAAACGATGATGGTCCCTGAAAATATCCTGACTAATCCTGCTTCATGTCCCGGAGGTAGCTATGTCGTATCCATGTATGACCCATATGGCAATCAAATTGGTAATATGATCAATTGCAATTGGGTCGGTTATACGCTCATTGCAAAAGTGACTGATACGATATCTAATAATAGTTGTTGGTCGAAAGTCAAAATTGAAGATAAATCTGGACCAAACTTAAATTGTGTCAAGGACACCATTTCTTGTCTCCAATTGGATGGTTATAGCCAGGGATTGGATCGTTTCCCATTTGGGGTAGCGAGTGACAATTGTGGAGTAAGTGCTCCCGTATCTATCTCTGTAGTTTGTACTGAATATCCTTGTACTAATACAGCATTTGTAGCCTTGTGTCAACGTACTGTGATTGCAACAGATAGATGGGGCCTGACAAGTACTTGTGTTGATAGTCTTTGGATAGCCAGAGATACCATTAGCAATTTAGTAGGACCAAGAGATACTATGCTCAACTGTCATATCGCTGACACCATTGCTAAAGATGCCAAAGGCAATCCAATACCGCAAAGAGTTGGAGTCCCTACTATTAAGGGAAATCCAGTTTGGCCTAACTATAGTGTCTGTAAAATAATCAGCAGGTATGACGATTTGGTCTATCCGATTTGTGGTAAAAGCCGCAAAATCAGGCGCCAGTGGACTGTCACGGATTGGTGTACCAAAAAAGATACCGTGGTATTGCAATGGATCAAAATTATGGATACCACACCTCCGACACTCGTAGTGCCTATTGCTCCCATTACTGCATCGGCAGGTGCTCATGATTGTAACACCTCTATAAAACTTACAAAGCCAATAGCCTCCGATTGTTCTGGCATTGAAGCCATAAATTATTCTGTGACTTATTTTGGATCCAAAGGAGGAGCATTTCCTACTGTTGTAAGTGGCACCTTTAATGGTAACACCGCAGTGATTACACTTCCATCTGGAGTGCATAACATACATTATTTTATCCTTGATTCTTGTGGGCTTTCCAGAGAATCTATACAGGAGGTGACGGTCATTGACGCTATCCCCCCGACCCCTGTATGCATCGAAAATACGGCCACTACCCTGGACCCAGCACAATGCTGGGCCAGAGTCTATGCAGAAGATCTGAACAAAGGGAGTCATGACAATTGTTGTAGTGTCTTATACTTTGCTGCGGTGGAGATGGATACGCTTACTAAATACCAAACTTTATTAATTAATAAAATTAAATCTAAGTATGGCGAATCAGTCTACAACAGCAAAAGGAGCTTTTTTGATTTGTTAGTAGATAAGTATATTAATTGTACTTATTTCAATGAATATGTTGATTTGGGGACCTGCGGAAGGCTCCAGGTAGTGCTTAGAGTCTATGAAGCATGTAATGTACCATTGTATGATCCACATGTCAATGGGGATTCTCGTCAAAGTCATTATTGTAAAGCAGCCTATGGTAGTGAGCTCGGCTATGTCACAGAATTTGTAAAGGCATTGATGAGTAAGGTTCCTGCTAATCCTGGGGACTATAGTTTTGGCCTGGCTCCGAAGAACTACAATGATTGTATGGTATGGATCAATGTGGCCGACAAACAAGCACCTACCTGTGCTGTGGCCCCTGTCAAGAATGCTTACTGTGATGGCACACCTTATATCGCTAATCTTGCACTTTGGTCATTTAATCATAACACATCATTGTTAAATTGTCCGGGAGCAAATGGTATCTATGATACTGCTTATTTAAACTTGGACAAATGGTATGTAGGTTCGAAAATAGATCCCTACTCCCAATTTGATGTACCTGTGTTTAAAGACAATTGTGGTTCAGTAACGGTTACTTCTTCCACTTCAGGGTCAGTAAATAATTGTGGCGCTGGTACCCTTAACAGAACCTGGACGGGTACCGATCAGTGTGGACAATTATCCACCTCATGCTCTCAAAAACTACAAATGATCCATCGTTCGGATTTTGAAGTATTATTTCCAAAAGATATAGAGACTGATTGTATACAAAATCTTGCTCAGTTTAATCATCCTACTGGTGACAATTATCCAAAGATATTTGATGATGAATGTGAACAGGTAGGTATTTCTTTCCAAGACACCAGGTATGAGATTGCTACAGATGCTTGTTATAAGATTATTCGTACCTGGAAACTGATCGACTGGTGTGTGTACGACCCCAATCAGCACAATCGGGAGCTCGATTATATCGTGGATACATCAGCAGGATATAGAGCGGTAATGGATGCCAATCACAGCCGTTACTGCAATTATCGATGGTTGAAAGATAATGGAGACGGCTACATTATCTACACACAGGTGATCAAAGTGATAAATAAAAAAGCACCAACGATCACTAAAGTAGACAGCATCATCACCTGTGCCAGCGATCCACTGACATGTTTTGGTCACGTAAATCTAAAGATGAATGGTAGTGATGATTGTACAAGTGCTGCTGAATTAAAGTGGACTATACTGGTAGATTTTGATAATAATGGCACTGTAGATAAAGTACAGGATGTCACAGGATCTATGGCTACTCTAAACACCGATATCCAAACAGGTACCCATAAGATCACCTTTATATTGAAAGATTTGTGCGGCAATGAAACGAGAAAGGAGAATATAGTGAATGTCACTTTGTGCAAAAAACCTACTCCATATTTGTTGAATGGCCTTGCAGCAGATCTTATGCCAAGCACCAAATCTTTAGTCATCTGGGCAAAAGACTTTGATGCGGGCAGCTCTGCTGGATGCGGACAAAAAATCGCAACCTTTTCATTCTCTAGTGATACCACTAAAAAATCCATCACCTTCACTTGTGATAGTTTGGGGCAGCGATTTGTCAATGTTTGGGTCACTGACACTTATGGCAACCAGGATTTCGCACGTACTTATATCCTGATCCAGGACAATAACCACGCTTGTACCGGAGGTACACAAGCGTTGGTGGCTAACATCAAAGGGTTGGTAAAAACTGAAGAAAAATTGGATATCGAAAAAGTCCAGGTTTCTTTGGAAGGCAGTAATGCCCTTCCTTCCATCACTCAGACTGACGGTGCCTTTGCATTCAGCAATATGCAATTAGGAGGTTCGTATAAAGTGATGCCTAAAAAGAATATCAACCCAATGAATGGCGTATCTACTTTAGATCTTTTATTAATTCAAAAGCATATACTCGGTGTACAACCCATCACTTCTCCATACAGGTTGATTGCTGCTGATATCAATAAATCAAATGATATTTCTTCCATCGATCTGGTAGAACTGAGAAAATTAATTCTGGGAGTATATGAAAATTTCCCTGGAAATGATTCATGGAGATTTGTTCCTTCCGACTTTACTTTCAAGACCTCCAACCCATTTGATGCAAGTTTTCCTGAATCAAGTACGATAGATAGATTTACAAAAGATGCTTCTGTCAATTTTGTAGGTATCAAAGTAGGCGATGTCAATGGTTCAGTCACACCCAATCAATTGATGGGAGCTGAAGTTAGGTCTCCTGGGAAAGAAATGGTTTTCTCTACTCGAGAACAATCGTTTAAAGCAAATCAATTTATTGAAGTGCCGTTTTATGCAAGCTCAAAAGAACAAATACTAGGCTATCAGCTTACTATATCATTTGATCCGCATACAATGGAGTTAGTAAATATTACACCCAATATCGCTGATTTAAGCCTTGTTAATTTTGGAACTCAAAAGCTAAGTCAAGGTATCGTCACGACGAGTTATAATTCTATCAGGCCTTTGACTACTGACGGCATAGCTCTATTCACCTTGAAGTTCAAATCAAAAATGCAAAATCAATTGAGCGAAGTCATTCATCTAAATTCGAAGCTGACTGCAGCAGAAGCCTACAATATTGCTAACGAGGTCATGTCTGTGCGGCTTGATGTAGCAACTGGTATAAAAGAACAGAGTTATACTCTTCTGCAAAACATACCTAATCCATTTAATCAACTTACCAGGATTGGGTTTGTTATGCCAGCGGCTGGACAAGCAATAATCAATGTATTTGATGTGAGTGGTAGATCAGTGCTTACGATCAAAGAAGCCTATCAAAAAGGATACAATGAAGTGGCATTGAAAAGATCGGATTTAAAGTCTGCAGGAGTATATTATTATCAACTCCAGTCAGATGGTTTTAGTGCAACTCGAAAAATGGTGGTGGTAGAGTAG